The proteins below come from a single Triticum aestivum cultivar Chinese Spring chromosome 5D, IWGSC CS RefSeq v2.1, whole genome shotgun sequence genomic window:
- the LOC123123181 gene encoding uncharacterized protein, protein MARELAGALCRTPARAPASGVGSDENARPAGASVPAPAEPVAASRSPLRAIQPPGQPRRPVPTPKKGPGVREAGKTPARVGAATTPLRPTKIPRKPEQVQRLGFSTTAASSAQAQRSKLRDSILLREENRNVQNVSSTLQQDDSHAPAKEQDNSEDTLSLQLELAIMKTILLEEVKARAEADVRATALGDELKAVNQCTLEACRQKEATEKELKYTTSVLEALESEHVILIKEVEELKKNNLEQVSLIEELEELKKNNFQSPVFRKKRDVETPMLNTELEQEMDEIHRQAMCETSEVIISLQNQLSLQHELDACSKKELLAAKQSLVLLDQSIEILVQKEVLEQYFVSLLRGMEEETRQLESKLDQSNRFYEGRIKELEIKMQEMDYQAGALLISWNKEKEISEERKTYAEEKNKVIKLLEMSNEDGQITVCSLEEKVKLLEEEAEQLRRQQEKLEMELQNARQQLLLVPSSREAKSSLEDRMVDSPDPTRHPSNINNGVLRSQESRIGRKEPFESEVMMAFFEEQMQGSYASSLGDIFKEAAEDSLPTSHSLPHITSQIKPNPNAVEEAVELDTVAVESTPLVEHRDEPGEPSSDECMQESDPSGLEMAKPHSLERDFWSENSEFDSEEQVPPPAVESVIEVLKENELPPVSLVRPDDPVDYTQAPFLLKRLRSRNHYEGHRTATDKRFWSIEQQDLYNSIYSKAKLFHMQWIDWDYIDSIDEFSGVRQRCAHVGLEQMMSYHCDWDIELIRQFYSTVYISDDNSSITWMADGRRVTTNKRAWEETFGIAGSIHTARIHSEFFFDDDDKRIMYTAAECTVGQTRGLSPLASIANKIIWKTIYPRSGSICGHNWNLLRHIVEQHPFDIIALIFDEIELLISDLSRTNLLYAPYIMGMIMRAFEYDGPRETRHDIYKPRPDKPKKTKKVSRPLAPAVVAPSEPPPSACQPEVEANVEADDHSQFGEAGHRPQGEAVQHTNASLSSQILAPRSSLTPSLEATTPSPPPAPAAFPEQASMMHAGLRCFSSASCFGAKSF, encoded by the exons ATGGCGAGGGAGCTCGCCGGCGCTCTGTGCCGCACCCCGGCGAGGGCTCCCGCATCCGGGGTCGGGAGCGACGAGAACGCGCGGCCTGCCGGAGCTTCGGTTCCCGCCCCGGCGGAGCCCGTCGCGGCCTCCCGGTCCCCCCTCCGCGCTATCCAGCCGCCGGGGCAGCCCCGGCGGCCGGTGCCGACGCCCAAGAAGGGTCCGGGGGTCAGGGAAGCGGGCAAGACACCGGCGCGGGTCGGCGCGGCGACCACTCCCCTTCGCCCGACCAAGATCCCAAGGAAGCCGGAGCAGGTGCAGAGGTTGGGGTTCTCGACGACGGCGGCCAGTTCTGCGCAGGCCCAACGTTCCAAGCTCCGAGACTCCATCTTGCTCCGGGAGGAGAATCGCAATGTGCAG AATGTTTCGTCAACATTGCAGCAAGATGACTCTCATGCACCTGCAAAAGAACAAGACAACTCAGAAGATACATTGAGCCTGCAGCTGGAGTTGGCCATAATGAAAACAATTCTtctggaggaggtaaaagcccgAGCAGAAGCTGACGTAAGGGCAACTGCTTTAGGAGATGAGCTGAAAGCAGTGAATCAATGTACCCTTGAAGCTTGCAGGCAGAAGGAAGCCACAGAAAAGGAACTGAAATACACAACATCTGTTTTAGAGGCCCTTGAATCGGAGCACGTTATTTTGATTAAGGAAGTAGAGGAGCTGAAGAAGAACAATCTGGAGCAGGTTAGTTTGATAGAGGAACTAGAGGAGCTGAAGAAGAACAATTTCCAAAGCCCAGTATTTCGTAAGAAGAGGGATGTGGAAACTCCGATGTTAAACACGGAGCTTGAGCAAGAAATGGATGAAATCCATAGGCAGGCTATGTGTGAAACGTCTGAGGTGATTATATCCTTACAAAATCAGTTGTCACTGCAACATGAGCTAGATGCCTGTAGCAAAAAAGAGTTGTTGGCCGCCAAACAAAGTCTTGTTTTGTTGGATCAATCCATCGAAATTCTTGTGCAGAAGGAGGTTCTTGAACAATACTTTGTTTCATTACTGAGGGGGATGGAAGAAGAGACTCGTCAGCTGGAGTCCAAACTAGACCAGTCAAATAGATTCTATGAAGGTAGAATTAAAGAACTGGAGATAAAGATGCAAGAAATGGATTATCAGGCTGGAGCATTACTTATTTCATGGAATAAAGAAAAAGAG ATATCAGAGGAAAGGAAGACATATGCCGAAGAGAAAAATAAAGTAATCAAGCTATTGGAGATGTCTAATGAGGATGGCCAGATTACTGTGTGTTCATTGGAAGAAAAG GTGAAATTACTCGAGGAAGAAGCAGAACAACTCAGAAGGCAACAGGAAAAACTAGAAATGGAGCTGCAGAATGCCAGGCAACAATTGCTACTTGTGCCATCCTCTAGGGAAGCAAAGAGCTCCCTGGAAGACAGAATGGTTGATTCACCTGACCCAACCAG GCACCCGAGTAATATAAACAATGGGGTCCTGCGTTCTCAGGAGAGTAGAATAGGTCGAAAGGAGCCTTTTGAATCAGAGGTAATGATGGCATTCTTTGAAGAGCAAATGCAAGGAAGCTATGCAAGCTCATTAGGTGATATATTCAAAGAAGCTGCAGAAGATTCTCTTCCTACCTCACATTCTCTTCCACACATTACAAGCCAAATAAAGCCGAATCCAAATGCAGTTGAGGAGGCAGTCGAGCTAGACACTGTAGCTGTTGAGTCAACTCCTCTGGTGGAACACCGAGACGAGCCTGGTGAGCCTTCTTCAGATGAGTGCATGCAGGAGTCCGACCCGTCAGGTCTAGAGATGGCAAAGCCACATTCATTAGAAAGGGATTTCTGGTCAGAGAACTCGGAGTTTGATTCAGAAGAGCAAGTGCCGCCTCCAGCTGTGGAGTCAGTGATTGAAGTTCTGAAGGAGAATGAGTTGCCTCCAGTTTCTCTAGTGCGTCCCGATGATCCGGTGGACTACACTCAAGCCCCTTTTTTGCTGAAGAGGCTTAGAAGCAGGAACCACTACGAGGGGCATAGGACAGCAACAGACAAGAGATTCTGGTCCATTGAGCAGCAGGACTTGTACAACTCCATATACAGTAAGGCCAAGTTGTTTCATATGCAGTGGATAGACTGGGACTATATTGATAGCATAGATGAGTTTTCTGGTGTCAGACAGAGATGTGCCCATGTGGGGCTTGAGCAGATGATGAGTTACCATTGTGATTGGGACATCGAACTGATTCGGCAGTTTTACTCCACAGTTTATATCAGCGATGACAATAGCTCTATTACTTGGATGGCAGATGGCAGGAGGGTCACTACCAACAAAAGAGCATGGGAGGAGACATTTGGCATTGCTGGCAGCATTCACACTGCAAGAATTCACTCAGagtttttctttgatgatgatgacAAGAGGATCATGTACACAGCTGCAGAATGCACAGTAGGCCAAACCAGGGGTCTCTCTCCATTGGCTAGCATAGCCAATAAGATTATTTGGAAAACCATCTATCCCAGGTCTGGAAGTATCTGCGGACACAACTGGAACCTCCTACGTCATATTGTGGAGCAGCATCCATTTGACATCATTGCTTTGATCTTCGATGAGATTGAGTTGCTTATTTCAGATCTCAGTCGCACTAACCTCTTGTATGCACCATACATCATGGGGATGATCATGCGAGCTTTTGAATATGATGGACCTAGAGAAACCAGGCACGATATCTACAAGCCCAGGCCCGACAAGCCAAAGAAGACAAAAAAAGTTAGTCGTCCACTGGCACCTGCAGTAGTTGCACCTTCTGAGCCACCACCTTCAGCATGTCAGCCGGAGGTAGAGGCCAATGTTGAGGCAGATGACCACAGCCAGTTCGGGGAAGCCGGACACCGGCCCCAGGGAGAGGCAGTGCAGCATACCAATGCCTCCTTGTCTTCTCAGATCCTAGCTCCACGCTCCTCCCTGACACCTTCCCTTGAGGCTACCACTCCCTCACCGCCTCCGGCCCCAGCTGCATTTCCTGAGCAGGCCAGCATGATGCACGCCGGCCTCCGGTGCTTCAGCTCAGCCAGCTGTTTTGGGGCCAAGTCCTTTTAG